From a region of the Oryzias melastigma strain HK-1 linkage group LG4, ASM292280v2, whole genome shotgun sequence genome:
- the lingo3a gene encoding leucine-rich repeat and immunoglobulin-like domain-containing nogo receptor-interacting protein 3a → MMGMRDHDVGLLLPFLLLLISVASSQSQGCPQRCDCTARLKAVSCFGKRLAALPDGIPADTRVLDLRGNRLRWVERGDLLPFPRLEKLDLSDNVISVLEPSAFSSLQNLQALSLRGNQLKLVPMGAFSGLTNLTSLDLSGNKIVILLDFTFQDLKSLKNLEVGDNDLVYISNKAFLGLVGLRELTIERCNLTSISSQSLSFLHNLVSLRLRYLSISALEDQNFRKLGNLRGLEIDHWPFLEHISPHCLQGLNLSWLSIKHTNISSVPTSALRSLAHLTSLDLSFNPIAVLESWALRDLVRLKELHLVSTKLAVVQPYALGGLRQIRLLNLSGNSLVTLEESAFQSVNTLETLRLDGNPLNCDCRLLWILQRRKTLNFDGASPVCVTPVEVQQQALNAFSDSALFDHFTCQKPKIRNRKLQQVSAREGQVVSFSCRAEGEPAPLIFWISPQRRRITTKSNGRLTVLPEGTLEIRYAQVMDSGTYICIASNAGGNDTYFATLTVSGLPLDATLMANRTYYVGDLNDTNLNDTRVFLKFTLDLKTILISTAMGCIMFLGVVLFCFILLFVWSRGRGQHKNNFSVEYSFRKVDGPAASGGQGGARKFNMKMI, encoded by the coding sequence ATGATGGGGATGAGGGACCATGACGTGGGCTTGCTCCTGCccttcctgctgctcctcatcaGCGTGGCGTCCAGCCAAAGCCAAGGCTGCCCGCAGCGCTGCGACTGCACGGCCCGGCTGAAGGCCGTGTCGTGTTTCGGTAAACGGCTGGCGGCGCTTCCTGATGGGATCCCAGCGGACACCAGGGTCCTGGACCTGCGTGGAAACAGGCTTCGGTGGGTGGAGCGTGGAGATCTGCTGCCGTTCCCGCGCCTGGAGAAGCTGGATCTGAGTGATAATGTCATCAGTGTCCTGGAGCCCAGCGCCTTCTCCAGCCTCCAAAACCTGCAGGCGCTGTCACTGCGGGGCAACCAGCTGAAGCTGGTGCCCATGGGGGCTTTCTCAGGCCTTACCAACCTGACCTCGCTGGACCTCAGTGGGAATAAGATCGTCATTCTGTTAGACTTCACTTTCCAAGACCTCAAGAGTTTGAAGAACTTGGAGGTTGGTGACAACGACCTGGTTTATATTTCCAACAAAGCCTTTCTGGGTTTGGTGGGACTCCGAGAGTTGACCATCGAGAGGTGCAATCTGACCTCCATTTCCAGCCAGTCTCTGTCTTTCCTGCACAACTTAGTGAGTCTGCGGCTCCGCTACCTCAGCATCTCTGCCTTGGAAGACCAGAACTTCCGCAAACTGGGAAACCTGCGAGGTCTGGAGATCGACCACTGGCCTTTTCTGGAACACATCTCCCCCCACTGCCTGCAGGGTCTGAATCTGTCGTGGCTGTCCATCAAGCACACCAATATCTCCTCCGTTCCCACCTCAGCCCTGCGCAGTCTGGCTCACCTCACCAGCCTGGACCTGTCCTTCAACCCCATCGCCGTGCTGGAGTCCTGGGCTCTGCGGGACCTGGTCCGGCTCAAGGAGCTGCATCTGGTCAGCACCAAGCTGGCGGTAGTTCAGCCTTATGCGCTGGGTGGTCTCAGACAGATCCGTCTCCTGAACCTGTCCGGAAACAGCCTGGTGACGCTGGAAGAGTCGGCTTTCCAGTCAGTCAACACGCTGGAGACGCTGCGGCTGGACGGGAATCCTCTGAACTGCGACTGCCGCCTGCTCTGGATCCTGCAGCGCAGGAAGACGCTCAACTTTGACGGTGCCTCGCCTGTGTGCGTGACGCCAGTTGAGGTGCAACAACAAGCTCTCAATGCTTTCTCTGACTCCGCCCTCTTTGACCATTTTACCTGCCAAAAGCCTAAGATCCGGAACAGGAAACTGCAGCAGGTTTCCGCGCGTGAGGGTCAGGTGGTGTCCTTCAGCTGCAGAGCAGAGGGCGAGCCGGCCCCTCTCATTTTCTGGATCTCTCCTCAGCGCCGCCGGATAACCACCAAAAGTAACGGCAGACTGACGGTGTTGCCAGAGGGGACGCTGGAGATCAGGTACGCCCAGGTGATGGACAGCGGCACCTACATCTGCATTGCCAGCAACGCTGGGGGGAATGACACGTACTTCGCCACGCTCACCGTCAGCGGGCTGCCGCTGGATGCCACGCTCATGGCCAATCGCACGTACTATGTCGGGGACCTGAACGACACCAACCTGAACGACACCAGGGTGTTCCTGAAGTTCACTCTGGACCTGAAGACCATCCTGATCTCCACCGCCATGGGCTGCATCATGTTCCTGGGGGTGGTTCTGTTCTGCTTCATCCTGCTGTTCGTGTGGAGCCGGGGCCGCGGCCAGCACAAGAACAACTTCTCCGTGGAGTACTCCTTCAGGAAGGTGGACGGACCTGCAGCCAGCGGGGGGCAAGGCGGAGCGCGGAAGTTCAACATGAAAATGATCTGA
- the LOC118598630 gene encoding uncharacterized protein LOC118598630, protein MSSSEVTGSIPTRSSCSVDSGGFLSPGTHRGLPPPMRPPQMALGPGRLHSCSSHPGARRRKREMIPADKKDATYWAKRHKNNEAAKRSREKRRFQDLLLGGQLLALSEENAQLRMQLLSLQYRSGLSVDGNAPAAAAPGSNPPPLFQGGLWGSAAVMETGIHFDDTISCFTPNRRVGVYDTVSHRYCKTPQGPEPLARLLARPFAVSAGVNLSMGAEIDAQKRVYPSEDASISTSLSSPKKAVSPLDTPPHDSTQTYLFPHLPPPAACNLLPWSSSYLTAPSFYSPLPLHMQQMRQVVGGRCQGRLRYSFSCASGQLHLQGDQSSSTEGGASA, encoded by the coding sequence ATGAGCAGCTCTGAGGTCACCGGTTCCATTCCCACTCGGTCGTCTTGCTCCGTGGACAGCGGTGGATTCTTGAGTCCCGGTACTCACCGCGGCCTCCCCCCACCGATGCGCCCCCCCCAGATGGCACTGGGCCCTGGGCGCCTGCACTCCTGCAGCAGTCACCCGGGAGCTAGACGCCGAAAGAGGGAGATGATCCCCGCCGACAAGAAGGACGCCACCTACTGGGCGAAGCGGCACAAGAATAACGAGGCGGCCAAACGGTCCCGCGAGAAAAGGAGGTTTCAGGACCTGCTGCTGGGGGGGCAGCTGCTGGCTCTGAGCGAGGAGAACGCGCAGCTGCGCATGCAGCTGCTCAGCCTGCAGTACCGCAGCGGCTTGAGCGTGGACGGCAACGCCCCCGCGGCAGCTGCCCCTGGCTCTAACCCGCCGCCGCTTTTCCAGGGGGGGCTGTGGGGCTCTGCCGCTGTCATGGAAACAGGAATTCACTTTGATGACACAATCAGCTGTTTTACCCCAAACCGAAGAGTCGGCGTCTATGACACTGTATCGCATCGCTACTGCAAGACACCGCAGGGCCCGGAGCCCCTCGCCAGGCTCCTCGCCAGGCCCTTCGCCGTCTCTGCGGGGGTCAACCTCTCGATGGGTGCAGAGATTGATGCCCAGAAGAGGGTCTACCCCAGTGAAGATGCCTCCATCTCCACCAGCTTATCCTCTCCCAAGAAAGCAGTGTCCCCCCTGGACACGCCCCCGCATGACTCCACTCAGACTTACCTGTTCCCGCACCTGCCTCCCCCTGCAGCCTGTAACCTGTTGCCCTGGAGCTCCTCCTACCTGACCGCGCCATCCTTCTACTCCCCCCTTCCCCTTCACATGCAACAGATGCGGCAGGTCGTGGGGGGGCGTTGTCAGGGGAGGCTGAGGTATAGTTTCAGCTGTGCATCTGGGCAACTGCACCTACAGGGGGACCAAAGCAGTTCTACTGAAGGCGGGGCCTCGGCCTGA
- the nfil3-4 gene encoding nuclear factor, interleukin 3 regulated, member 4 has product MSGSSRTSSSEERRFLPVFMESLRFHDDQSGSASRLENSLGCKGPRRKREFIPEDRKDALYWEKRRKNNEAAKRSREKRRMSDYVLESHLMALKEENARLSAELLAIKLHFGLAPPATNMSQQSSQLHPLSPGGAHPIPATGSHLPPVQRNCLWGGRESSIMPNPPPPHPLLIPAYALHSMRGYSYLHAKCPANLFNLSWSSGAQSHSG; this is encoded by the exons ATGTCGGGTTCCTCCAGAACCAGCTCCTCTGAGGAGCGCAG GTTCCTGCCGGTCTTCATGGAGTCGCTGCGTTTCCATGACGACCAGAGCGGCAGTGCATCACGGCTAGAGAACAGCCTGGGCTGTAAAGGGCCGCGGCGTAAGAGGGAGTTCATCCCTGAAGACAGGAAGGACGCCCTCTACTGGGAGAAGCGGCGGAAGAACAACGAAGCGGCCAAACGGTCCCGGGAGAAGAGACGGATGAGCGACTACGTCCTGGAGAGTCACCTGATGGCCCTGAAGGAGGAGAACGCCAGGCTCAGCGCCGAATTACTCGCCATCAAGCTGCACTTTGGCTTGGCCCCCCCTGCCACAAACATGAGTCAACAGAGCAGCCAACTCCACCCCCTTTCTCCTGGTGGCGCCCATCCCATACCTGCCACAGGTTCCCACCTCCCACCTGTGCAGAGGAACTGCCTCTGGGGGGGCAGAGAGTCCTCCATCATGCCCAACCCCCCACCGCCACACCCCCTGCTGATCCCAGCATATGCCCTCCACTCCATGAGAGGCTATTCTTACCTCCACGCTAAATGCCCCGCCAACCTGTTCAACCTGTCCTGGAGCTCCGGCGCTCAGAGTCACTCTGGCTGA